From Saprospiraceae bacterium, one genomic window encodes:
- the tnpA gene encoding IS200/IS605 family transposase: MANTYTQIHIQTVFAVQNRNWVIQKTWKEELYKYITGIIQNQNHKVLAINGMPDHLHILFGMRPTQSLSDLMQDVKGSSSKWINQKGFVDGKFTWQEGFGAFSYSKSNLKTIINYIENQEQHHKKRTFIEEYLDLLKEFEMEYDERYIFKSLDSEI, translated from the coding sequence ATGGCAAACACCTATACTCAAATTCACATTCAAACTGTTTTCGCTGTCCAAAATAGAAATTGGGTGATACAGAAAACATGGAAGGAGGAATTATATAAGTACATCACTGGAATAATTCAAAATCAAAATCATAAAGTTTTAGCAATTAATGGGATGCCGGATCATTTGCATATTCTTTTTGGAATGCGACCTACTCAGTCCTTAAGTGATTTGATGCAGGATGTAAAAGGTAGTAGTTCAAAATGGATCAATCAGAAAGGATTTGTTGATGGGAAATTTACATGGCAGGAAGGTTTTGGTGCTTTTTCTTATAGCAAGTCAAATTTGAAAACCATTATAAATTATATTGAGAATCAGGAACAGCACCATAAGAAGCGAACTTTTATTGAAGAATATCTTGATTTGTTGAAAGAATTTGAAATGGAATATGATGAGCGGTATATATTTAAGTCATTGGATTCTGAAATTTAA